One stretch of Zingiber officinale cultivar Zhangliang chromosome 6B, Zo_v1.1, whole genome shotgun sequence DNA includes these proteins:
- the LOC121992532 gene encoding ankyrin repeat-containing protein ITN1-like: MEAMEEGRSNDIMDPELWKAATSGDATFIKRVIRTDKMRLGKVTIDGNSALHIAAKHGRMVLVMCICAKQPSLLTLPNKSGDTPLHLASAAGHRGIVKFFIHEHKQLRQHHRPSSGGVEEDGMPMDNEIGNTARHAATIGGHVSVGERLPCAAPESVPPGILKEHHRPSSDGVEEDGMSMDSEIGNTDLHAATIRGHVSVVERPEILPRRMMPKKPPRPPSDGVEKDGMLMDNKIGNTALHAAIIGGHISVVERLLSSAPKLVTMTNRYCVSALYMAAERDLPDIVEKILAVSDEEVSHEGPRGQTALHAAVLRSHKITNMILDKNIPSCLRHQDDSKSTPLHFAAAQGDVAMLRLLLERDATAGYMKDDGGFAIIHIAASVGDRNMIEEILVRCPDALEQKNNQGRNFVHVAVEKKNLKVVKYVLNSSPSAKELLNEQDHEGNTPLHLAVLAKDQKMIRVLLSSRIADSALMNSSGFTPVDLASSNFRTRVSLRMYNIMTDLISYGSRFSPQRVDHIRNHMRRSQDEEIDRYRALTNNLAIVAVLIATVTFAAAFTLPGGYRNDSGSDEGMAILSNRAAFKAFLISDTLAMASSITVALVLIYSGSLDHDVRLQSLMTAMKLVWVAVGSLSVAFATGVYSVVGPDSEWVAILVILIVCSPPLVAILVAYRHSSGYLKMKLGSSLGQKRVNDRDPATGGNSKSVDLRILEREFIRSQNFDHMKFKTPHNSQTAQAASVSFSPPTPTITIEVPST; the protein is encoded by the exons ATGGAGGCCATGGAGGAAGGGAGGAGCAACGATATCATGGACCCGGAATTGTGGAAGGCAGCAACCTCCGGAGATGCAACATTCATTAAAAGAGTTATTCGAACAGACAAGATGCGCCTTGGCAAGGTTACCATCGATGGCAACTCGGCGCTGCACATCGCCGCAAAGCACGGCCGCATGGTGCTCGTCATGTGCATATGCGCAAAGCAGCCTTCCCTCCTCACGCTGCCCAACAAGAGCGGAGACACCCCCCTGCACTTGGCGTCGGCCGCTGGCCATCGCGGGATCGTGAAATTTTTCATTCACGAGCACAAGCAACTTAGGCAGCACCACCGGCCGTCATCTGGTGGTGTTGAGGAAGACGGGATGCCGATGGACAACGAAATCGGGAACACCGCCCGACATGCGGCAACCATCGGTGGCCATGTCTCTGTTGGGGAACGGCTTCCGTGTGCCGCTCCCGAGAGTGTGCCCCCTGGGATCCTCAAGGAGCACCATCGGCCGTCATCTGATGGTGTTGAGGAAGACGGGATGTCGATGGACAGCGAAATCGGGAACACCGACCTACATGCGGCAACCATCCGTGGCCATGTCTCTGTTGTGGAACGGCCTGAGATTCTGCCCCGTCGGATGATGCCCAAGAAGCCCCCGCGGCCACCATCTGATGGTGTTGAGAAAGACGGGATGCTGATGGACAACAAGATCGGGAACACCGCCCTACATGCGGCGATCATCGGTGGCCATATCTCTGTTGTGGAACGGCTTCTGTCGTCGGCTCCCAAACTGGTGACCATGACCAACCGATATTGCGTTTCTGCGCTCTATATGGCGGCCGAGAGGGATTTGCCAGATATTGTGGAGAAAATACTGGCAGTCTCCGACGAAGAAGTCTCGCACGAAGGGCCTCGTGGTCAGACGGCACTACACGCTGCTGTACTTAGAAGCCACA AAATAACAAATATGATACTAGACAAGAATATTCCTTCGTGTCTGAGACATCAAGATGACTCCAAAAGCACTCCGCTTCACTTTGCAGCGGCCCAGGGAGATGTTGCCATGCTGCGGTTGCTTCTGGAACGAGATGCCACTGCAGGTTATATGAAGGACGATGGAGGTTTCGCTATCATCCACATCGCAGCAAGTGTAGGCGACCGGAACATGATCGAGGAGATATTGGTGCGTTGCCCTGATGCCTTGGAACAGAAGAACAACCAAGGACGCAACTTTGTTCATGTGGCCGTCGAGAAGAAGAATCTAAAGGTGGTGAAGTACGTTCTCAATTCTTCTCCCTCGGCCAAAGAGCTCCTCAATGAACAAGATCATGAAGGAAACACGCCTTTGCATCTTGCGGTTCTTGCAAAAGACCAGAAGATGATTCGAGTGTTGTTAAGCAGTCGAATCGCGGACTCTGCCCTCATGAACAGCTCAGGTTTCACACCGGTCGACCTTGCTTCCTCGAATTTCAGAACACGAGTCAGCCTTCGGATG TATAACATTATGACAGATTTAATCTCATACGGTTCGCGTTTCAGTCCGCAACGAGTCGATCACATAAGAAACCACATGCGGAGAAGTCAAGATGAAGAAATAGATCGGTATCGAGCATTGACCAACAATCTTGCTATCGTTGCTGTGCTCATCGCAACCGTCACCTTTGCAGCTGCATTCACCTTACCAGGAGGATACAGGAACGATTCTGGATCAGATGAAGGGATGGCCATTCTATCGAACAGAGCTGCCTTCAAGGCATTCTTGATCTCAGACACCTTAGCCATGGCTAGCTCCATCACAGTAGCACTCGTACTGATATATTCTGGTTCTCTAGATCATGATGTCCGGTTGCAGTCCCTTATGACTGCAATGAAGTTAGTGTGGGTTGCAGTTGGCTCCCTCAGTGTGGCATTTGCTACCGGCGTGTACTCTGTCGTTGGGCCCGACTCTGAGTGGGTTGCAATTCTTGTGATCCTAATAGTTTGCAGTCCGCCATTGGTTGCCATTCTCGTTGCTTATCGGCATTCCTCGGGCTACTTAAAGATGAAGTTAGGTTCCTCGTTGGGTCAGAAGAGGGTTAACGACCGAGATCCTGCTACAGGTGGGAATTCTAAGTCAGTGGATTTGAGGATATTAGAACGGGAATTTATTAGATCTCAGAACTTTGATCACatgaaatttaaaacaccccACAACTCACAGACGGCCCAAGCAGCTTCGGTATCATTTTCACCACCAACCCCTACAATCACAATTGAAGTACCCTCAACCTAA
- the LOC121992534 gene encoding U3 small nucleolar ribonucleoprotein protein IMP4-like isoform X2: protein MNRGSQVISEIIEFCRAHEYTDVIFVHEHRGEPDNLVICHLPFGPTAFFELLNVLGQRTANILKHLFTVPKPETKRIITFANKSDYISFR, encoded by the exons ATGAACCGTGGTAGTCAG GTGATCTCAGAAATTATTGAGTTTTGCCGAGCGCATGAATATACAGATGTTATTTTTGTGCATGAACATCGTGGTGAGCCTGATAATTTGGTCATTTGCCACTTGCCATTTGGTCCAACTGCATTCTTTGAGTTGCTGAATGTG CTTGGTCAAAGGACTGCAAACATCCTTAAACATCTCTTTACTGTGCCTAAACCTGAAACTAAACGAATAATCACATTTGCCAACAAGTCCGATTACATCTCATTCAG ATAA
- the LOC121992534 gene encoding U3 small nucleolar ribonucleoprotein protein IMP4-like isoform X1: MNRGSQVISEIIEFCRAHEYTDVIFVHEHRGEPDNLVICHLPFGPTAFFELLNVLGQRTANILKHLFTVPKPETKRIITFANKSDYISFRYSLAFTIYSLIFII; encoded by the exons ATGAACCGTGGTAGTCAG GTGATCTCAGAAATTATTGAGTTTTGCCGAGCGCATGAATATACAGATGTTATTTTTGTGCATGAACATCGTGGTGAGCCTGATAATTTGGTCATTTGCCACTTGCCATTTGGTCCAACTGCATTCTTTGAGTTGCTGAATGTG CTTGGTCAAAGGACTGCAAACATCCTTAAACATCTCTTTACTGTGCCTAAACCTGAAACTAAACGAATAATCACATTTGCCAACAAGTCCGATTACATCTCATTCAGGTACTCCTTGGCCTTCACAATTTATTCTTTGATTTTCATTATCTGA